In a single window of the Cucumis melo cultivar AY chromosome 11, USDA_Cmelo_AY_1.0, whole genome shotgun sequence genome:
- the LOC103495966 gene encoding probable membrane metalloprotease ARASP2, chloroplastic: MLLNLPSSSFSVIKLANLKSPFSDFSVKSRTHFSKSLSSSSSSSSSSSSLWHSPPSSELSFKNRHQIFWDKTKIRCRRNGDFRLWAFAGMDIGSAQSVLEAAAVLTAIIVVHESGHFLAACLQGIHVSKFAIGFGPILAKFNKNNVEYSIRAFPLGGFVGFPDNDPESDIPVDDENLLKNRPILDRVLVISAGVIANIIFAYIIILVQVSSVGLPVQEPFPGVLVPEVLTLSAASRDGLLPGDVILAVNGNELPNLGSTAVSDLVEAIKRSPNRTVLLKVERGNQDLEIGVTPDKSFDGTGRIGVQLSPNVKISKVVAKNFLEAFNYSRKEFLGLSYNVLDSLKQTFLNFSQSASKVSGPVAIIAVGAEVARSNIDGLYQFAAVLNINLAVINLLPLPALDGGSLALILIEAVRGGRKLPLELEQRIMSSGVMFVVLLGLFLIIRDTLNLEFIKDLL, encoded by the coding sequence ATGTTACTAAATCttccttcctcttctttttctgtCATTAAGTTAGCTAATTTGAAGTCCCCTTTCTCTGATTTTTCAGTCAAGTCCAGAACCCACTTCTCTAAAtccttatcttcttcttcttcttcctcctcctcttcttcttcattgtgGCATTCACCTCCGTCTTCGGAACTTAGTTTCAAGAACAGACACCAAATTTTCTGGGACAAAACCAAAATCCGATGTCGGAGGAATGGCGATTTCAGGTTGTGGGCTTTTGCCGGAATGGATATTGGAAGTGCTCAGTCGGTACTTGAGGCGGCGGCGGTGTTGACGGCTATCATTGTTGTTCATGAGAGTGGACACTTCCTCGCCGCCTGTTTACAGGGTATTCATGTAAGTAAATTTGCAATTGGGTTTGGTCCAATTCTTGCGAAATTCAATAAAAACAATGTAGAGTACTCTATTAGGGCTTTTCCTCTTGGTGGATTTGTGGGTTTTCCTGATAATGATCCTGAAAGTGATATTCCAGTGGATGATGAAAATTTGCTTAAAAATAGACCGATATTGGATAGAGTGTTGGTGATTTCTGCTGGTGTTATTGCCAATATTATCTTTGCAtacataattattttagttcaaGTCTCGTCCGTTGGTCTGCCGGTTCAAGAGCCGTTTCCAGGCGTTCTTGTGCCTGAGGTTCTAACTCTTTCAGCCGCTTCTCGTGATGGGCTGCTTCCTGGGGATGTGATTCTTGCTGTTAATGGAAATGAACTGCCAAATTTGGGTTCTACAGCAGTTTCTGATCTCGTTGAGGCAATTAAAAGAAGCCCCAATAGGACTGTGCTTCTCAAAGTTGAAAGAGGGAATCAGGATCTTGAAATTGGGGTCACCCCGGATAAGAGTTTTGATGGAACAGGGAGAATTGGGGTTCAGCTTTCACCTAATGTAAAGATTTCAAAAGTTGTAGCAAAGAATTTCTTGGAGGCTTTTAATTATTCTAGAAAGGAATTTCTGGGTCTTTCTTATAATGTTCTGGATAGCTTGAAACAAACTTTTCTGAATTTCTCTCAATCAGCTAGTAAGGTTTCTGGTCCTGTGGCCATTATTGCTGTTGGTGCAGAAGTTGCAAGGTCCAACATTGATGGGCTCTATCAATTTGCAGCCGTGCTTAATATTAATCTTGCTGTTATAAACCTTCTTCCCTTGCCTGCTTTGGATGGCGGTTCATTGGCTTTAATTCTCATCGAGGCTGTAAGGGGAGGGAGGAAGTTGCCTTTAGAACTCGAGCAGCGAATTATGTCATCTGGGGTCATGTTCGTTGTACTTCTTGGGCTATTCCTCATCATCCGAGACACGTTAAACCTTGAATTTATAAAGGACTTGTTATGA
- the LOC127143911 gene encoding uncharacterized protein LOC127143911 — protein sequence MSSIVRYHLYANGIDKSYKIWFWHGEDLKSETVTSKMENIVDEKYEQDDLFNIVNIFQSAHDGSCNTSNTFDTMFDDAKKPLYPGCKKFTKLSALVRLYNLKVRYGWSNTSFSELLSIISDLLPDNNTIPTSLYEAKKTLGVLGLSYQKIDACPNDCCLYRKEYANSTKCNKYGLSRWKINKNSTKENNGVAAKQLWYFPIVPRFIRMFKNLKNAKNLRWHAMDRKVDGIMRHPADTPSWRLIDHMWPTFGSEPKNLRLDLKQPGYDINTYLAPLIDNLKILWEEGVLRLVQYVEKRLLQSDYNMEKNVYMGHRKYLPRYHPYRLQKKNFDGKSKDGMNSRLDIVEMNIRPELAPMVTGNRTYIPAACYTLSREEKYRFCKTLSEIKVPEGYSSNIRSLVSLCSYHTKSRDDHRTVQNSGIMLVATTMQVSSVKDKNPVIGDMSFYEIIEDIWEVSYNTFNTVLFKCKWVENNNDPVDARWSVVVRPPQKDFLYKCANDDLGDMWPHYPPISK from the exons ATGTCCTCAATAGTTCGATATCATTTGTATGCCAATGGAATTGATAAAAGTTACAAGATATGGTTCTGGCATGGTGAAGATTTGAAGTCAGAGACCGTTAccagtaaaatggaaaataTAGTCGATGAAAAATATGAACAGGACGATTTGTTTAATATAGTAAACATATTTCAATCCGCTCATGACGGATCTTGTAATACATCCAACACATTTGATACTATGTTTGATGATGCAAAGAAACCCTTATATCCAGGATGTAAGAAATTCACTAAGTTGTCAGCTCTCGTGAGACTATACAACTTAAAGGTTAgatatggttggagtaacactaGCTTCTCTGAATTGTTGTCCATAATAAGTGATCTCCTACCTGACAACAACACAATACCAACTTCTTTATACGAAGCGAAGAAAACACTAGGTGTCTTAGGACTCAGTTACCAAAAAATTGATGCATGtcctaatgattgttgtttgtatagaaaagaGTATGCAAACTCGACAAAGTGTAATAAGTATGGTTTGTCAAGGTGGAAGatcaataaaaactcaacaaaggaAAACAATGGAGTTGCTGCCAAGCAGTTGTGGTATTTTCCAATAGTTCCAAGATTTATAAGAATGTTTAAGAACTTAAAGAATGCTAAGAACTTGCGTTGGCATGCGATGGATAGAAAAGTCGATGGTATTATGAGACATCCGGCTGACACTCCATCATGGAGGTTGATAGATCACATGTGGCCAACATTTGGTTCAGAACCAAAAAATCTTCGTTTAG ATCTGAAGCAACCGGGATATGATATCAACACCTATTTAGCACCCTTAATTGATAATCTCAAAATTTTATGGGAAGAAGGG GTTTTAAGGCTTGTCCAATATGTGGAGAAGAGACTACTTCAATCAGACtacaacatggaaaaaaatgtATACATGGGACACAGGAAATATTTGCCAAGATATCATCCTTATAGATTACAGAAAAAGAATTTTGATG GCAAAAGTAAAGATGGGATGAATAGTAGACTTGATATAGTGGAGATGAATATAAGACCAGAATTGGCACCAATGGTTACAGGTAATAGAACTTACATACCTGCAGCATGTTATACATTGTCAAGAGAAGAGAAGTATCGGTTTTGTAAGACTTTGTCTGAAATTAAAGTTCCAGAaggatattcatcaaatattagAAGTCTTGTCTCTTT ATGTTCATACCACACTAAGTCCCGTGATGACCATCGAACTGTTCAAAATAGTGGGATTATGTTAGTGGCAACGACAATGCAGGTTTCTAGTGTGAAGGACAAAAATCCAGTGATTGGTGACATGTCTTTCTATGAGATCATTGAAGACATTTGGGAAGTTAGTTACAATACGTTCAATACTGTTCTTTTCAAATGCAAATGGGTTGAAAATAATAATG ATCCTGTTGATGCAAGATGGTCAGTTGTTGTAAGGCCACCACAAAAAGACTTTCTGTACAAATGTGCTAATGATGACCTTGGAGATATGTGGCCGCACTACCCCCCAATCTCAAAATGA